From a single Bacteroidia bacterium genomic region:
- the murC gene encoding UDP-N-acetylmuramate--L-alanine ligase, with protein MNEVKNIYFLGIGGIGMSALAQYFHLKGNRVSGYDRSRSIVTDQLESEGMTVFYTMDAAHLEGQDLMIYTPAISKQSVEYTAAVNAGVPTMKRSQALGEISRSYRTLAVAGTHGKTTTSTMLTHVLQSSNINCTAFLGGISNNLKANFMLGTTDWLVVEADEYDRSFLTLTPAFAVITSLDADHLDIYGTPEAMRENYTVFAGQSEYLLIEETLKDQFPDHKSETFGLEAGTYYAENLRFENLTTTFDFVAPGIKIADLVLPMPGRHNVKNMVAAIAVALHCGADEAGIRKAVTSFSGIYRRFDVHAHSETLTYVDDYAHHPTEIAAVVRTARDLFPERKLIVIFQPHLFTRTRDFMDGFAEELSKSDAVILMDIYPAREEPLPGITSEKLLERITCSQKAMVTKETMADQLREWIEKPAVIMSLGAGDIDRETIKIKTLTEQIDKTY; from the coding sequence ATGAACGAAGTGAAAAATATCTACTTTTTGGGGATCGGAGGAATCGGAATGAGTGCGCTTGCACAATATTTCCATCTGAAGGGAAACCGCGTGAGTGGATATGACCGTTCGCGGTCCATCGTTACCGACCAGTTGGAGTCAGAGGGGATGACAGTTTTTTACACCATGGATGCTGCCCATCTGGAAGGACAGGATCTGATGATATATACGCCTGCGATCAGCAAACAAAGTGTGGAATATACGGCTGCCGTAAACGCTGGCGTGCCTACCATGAAACGCTCTCAGGCGTTGGGCGAAATCAGCCGCTCTTACCGTACGCTTGCGGTCGCCGGAACCCATGGCAAGACGACCACATCCACGATGCTTACCCATGTATTGCAAAGCAGCAATATTAACTGTACAGCATTTCTGGGTGGAATATCCAACAACCTGAAAGCGAATTTTATGCTGGGAACCACCGACTGGCTGGTGGTCGAAGCAGATGAATACGATCGTTCTTTTCTGACATTGACACCAGCGTTTGCCGTGATAACTTCTCTGGACGCAGATCATCTGGATATCTATGGTACACCGGAAGCCATGCGCGAAAACTATACTGTTTTTGCCGGGCAGTCGGAATATTTGCTGATAGAAGAAACGCTGAAAGACCAGTTTCCTGATCATAAGTCAGAAACATTTGGACTTGAGGCTGGAACCTATTATGCAGAAAACCTTCGGTTTGAAAACCTGACTACTACTTTTGATTTTGTAGCTCCGGGTATAAAAATCGCAGATCTGGTACTGCCTATGCCCGGAAGACATAATGTGAAAAATATGGTTGCAGCTATAGCGGTTGCATTGCATTGTGGCGCAGATGAAGCAGGGATAAGAAAGGCGGTTACCTCATTCAGCGGCATTTACAGAAGGTTTGATGTGCATGCGCATAGCGAAACACTGACCTATGTCGATGATTATGCCCATCACCCTACGGAGATAGCTGCTGTGGTCAGAACAGCCAGAGACCTGTTTCCGGAGCGTAAACTGATTGTGATTTTTCAGCCGCACCTGTTTACCCGCACGAGGGATTTTATGGACGGGTTTGCCGAAGAATTATCTAAATCAGATGCGGTAATCCTGATGGATATATACCCGGCCAGAGAAGAACCGCTGCCAGGAATTACTTCCGAAAAGTTGCTGGAACGAATAACCTGTTCGCAGAAAGCAATGGTGACGAAGGAGACGATGGCGGACCAGTTGCGCGAATGGATAGAAAAACCTGCCGTCATTATGAGCCTGGGAGCAGGAGACATTGACCGGGAAACAATAAAAATAAAGACCCTGACAGAACAGATAGATAAAACTTACTAA
- the murD gene encoding UDP-N-acetylmuramoyl-L-alanine--D-glutamate ligase — protein MAKTAILGGGESGVGAAILAKKQGEEVWLSDTGSIKENYKSELIQHAIPFEEGTHSIDKFFEADVIVKSPGIPGTVPIIQQLKAAGKSVISEIEYASRYTHARIIGITGSNGKTTTTSLIYHLLIAAGKDVGLGGNIGQSFALQVAMGKREGYVLEISSFQLDDIQNFHPEVAVLLNITPDHLDRYGYNFDNYAAAKFRITENQTMHNAFIWCLEDEQSLRMMEKTKVSAQMLGFGLKKAPDSAAWMENHQLCLASTGPLMDFREMKLLGKHNEANTLAALLAVEAYGVDVKAVLPALKTFSPIEHRLEPAGDMDGIRYINDSKATNVDAVYFALEGLEGPIVWIAGGVDKGNDYTSLIPLVLEKVKAIVVLGENKGKFLKAFHAPVYQAMSMSAAVETARGLSQSGDTVLLSPACASFDLFNNYEDRGKQFKTVVQEMIQKKKNS, from the coding sequence ATGGCCAAAACAGCAATTCTGGGAGGGGGGGAAAGTGGCGTAGGTGCAGCTATTCTGGCAAAGAAACAGGGGGAAGAAGTATGGCTATCTGATACAGGGTCGATAAAGGAGAATTATAAAAGTGAATTGATACAACATGCGATTCCATTCGAAGAAGGAACGCACAGTATAGATAAGTTCTTTGAAGCAGATGTGATTGTGAAAAGTCCGGGAATTCCCGGTACCGTGCCAATCATTCAGCAGTTGAAAGCAGCGGGTAAATCCGTGATTTCCGAAATAGAATATGCTTCCCGCTATACCCATGCGAGAATCATCGGAATCACAGGTAGTAATGGGAAAACCACTACTACTTCCTTGATTTATCATTTGCTCATAGCAGCAGGAAAAGACGTGGGTCTGGGTGGTAACATCGGCCAGAGCTTCGCCTTACAGGTTGCCATGGGCAAAAGGGAAGGATATGTGCTGGAAATCAGTAGTTTCCAACTGGACGATATCCAAAATTTCCACCCCGAAGTGGCTGTTCTGCTGAATATTACGCCTGACCATCTGGATCGGTATGGCTACAATTTCGACAACTATGCCGCAGCAAAATTCAGAATTACAGAGAATCAGACCATGCATAATGCATTCATTTGGTGTCTGGAAGATGAACAAAGCTTGCGAATGATGGAGAAAACGAAGGTGTCGGCCCAAATGCTGGGATTTGGTCTTAAAAAAGCGCCAGATTCTGCGGCGTGGATGGAAAACCATCAGCTGTGTCTGGCTTCTACAGGGCCTTTGATGGATTTCAGGGAAATGAAACTCCTTGGAAAACACAACGAGGCAAATACCCTGGCTGCACTTCTGGCAGTTGAAGCCTATGGCGTGGATGTAAAGGCGGTTTTGCCGGCACTGAAGACATTCTCCCCGATTGAACACAGGTTGGAGCCTGCTGGCGACATGGATGGTATTCGGTACATCAATGACTCCAAAGCCACAAATGTGGACGCTGTCTATTTCGCATTGGAAGGACTGGAAGGGCCAATTGTATGGATTGCCGGAGGGGTTGATAAAGGAAATGATTACACTTCACTTATACCGCTTGTCCTGGAAAAGGTGAAGGCCATTGTTGTCCTGGGAGAAAATAAAGGAAAATTTCTCAAAGCGTTTCATGCGCCGGTATATCAGGCAATGAGTATGAGCGCAGCGGTTGAGACTGCCCGGGGACTATCACAATCAGGAGATACGGTTCTGCTTTCACCTGCATGTGCAAGTTTTGATCTGTTTAACAACTATGAAGACAGAGGAAAACAGTTTAAAACAGTCGTACAGGAAATGATTCAAAAGAAGAAAAACTCATAA
- the ftsA gene encoding cell division protein FtsA, giving the protein MSTEKIVVGLDIGTTKICAIVGKRNEFGKINILGLGKSHSDGVSRGVVVNIEKTVQAIREAIAEAEKQSGIKIEVVHVGIAGEHVRSMQHKGIITLNNPDFEIAQDDVSRLHMDMFKIATQPGTEIIHVLPQEYTVDAQSGIIDPVGMSGVRLEGNFHIVTGQTTAANNIYKCVVRAGLEVAELILEPLASSAAVLTPEEKEAGVCLVDIGGGTTDIAVFENNIIRHTAVIPFGGNIVTEDIKHGCKVMKKHAELLKVQYGSALADAVTEDVVISIPGPRDRPAKEIHKSMLARVIQSRMEEITEFIAAEIKNSGYEDKLVAGIVVTGGGSQLQHMKQCVEYVTGIDTRIGLPGEHLASGLVDEVNFPMYATGTGLVIMGLEANELEPVRTSAKREAVSQFQQRGGGPRISFIDKVKTWFESTLTNTGDFIE; this is encoded by the coding sequence ATGTCAACCGAAAAAATCGTCGTAGGTCTGGACATTGGCACAACAAAAATTTGCGCCATTGTCGGTAAACGCAACGAATTTGGCAAAATCAACATCCTGGGTTTGGGCAAGTCTCATTCCGACGGTGTAAGCCGTGGTGTTGTTGTCAACATTGAAAAAACAGTTCAGGCGATTCGCGAAGCGATTGCCGAAGCTGAAAAACAGTCAGGAATTAAAATTGAGGTGGTTCATGTCGGAATAGCCGGTGAGCATGTACGCAGCATGCAACACAAGGGTATTATTACACTGAACAATCCCGATTTTGAAATTGCTCAGGATGACGTGAGCCGTCTCCACATGGACATGTTCAAAATCGCTACCCAGCCTGGTACAGAAATCATCCACGTACTTCCGCAGGAGTACACGGTTGATGCGCAGTCCGGAATTATTGATCCCGTAGGCATGTCCGGGGTACGTCTGGAAGGCAACTTCCATATTGTAACCGGCCAGACTACCGCAGCCAATAATATCTATAAATGCGTGGTACGGGCCGGGCTTGAAGTGGCCGAGCTTATCCTCGAACCGCTGGCATCGAGTGCTGCTGTGCTGACTCCTGAGGAAAAAGAAGCGGGTGTTTGTTTGGTTGATATCGGTGGTGGTACGACAGATATTGCAGTATTTGAGAATAATATTATTCGCCATACCGCAGTCATTCCTTTCGGTGGAAACATCGTAACTGAGGACATCAAACATGGCTGTAAAGTCATGAAAAAACATGCAGAACTGCTGAAAGTCCAGTACGGAAGCGCTCTGGCTGACGCAGTAACGGAAGATGTGGTGATCAGTATTCCCGGACCACGCGACCGGCCCGCAAAGGAAATACACAAGAGCATGCTGGCTCGTGTGATCCAGTCAAGGATGGAAGAAATTACCGAGTTTATTGCCGCTGAGATCAAAAATTCGGGATATGAAGATAAACTGGTTGCAGGGATCGTGGTCACCGGCGGTGGCTCTCAACTGCAACATATGAAACAATGTGTGGAGTATGTTACAGGAATCGATACCCGCATCGGTCTTCCTGGAGAACACCTGGCCAGCGGTCTGGTGGACGAAGTAAACTTCCCTATGTATGCTACCGGAACCGGTCTTGTGATTATGGGACTGGAAGCAAATGAACTAGAACCTGTCCGCACCAGTGCAAAACGCGAAGCTGTTTCTCAGTTTCAACAGCGCGGTGGCGGCCCCAGAATCAGTTTCATCGACAAAGTGAAAACCTGGTTTGAAAGTACACTGACCAATACCGGTGATTTTATTGAATAA
- a CDS encoding FtsW/RodA/SpoVE family cell cycle protein, producing the protein MIRWILHRLKGDKIIWILVILISLVSILAVYSASSALSFRLHGGDTEYFLVKHTILLGIGFFVIFAIHLLDYRIFARITNILLIITIPLLLYTIFQGSEVNEAARWISIFGQSFQPSDLAKLTLMIYLAKLLTQRQDVIKDFYEGFLPSLFWVSVICGLIAPSDLSTAALMFIASIMVMFIAGIDIKYLGMLAGIAFIGLIILVMTAKRSETWQSRWGDYVERMTNEYYDGNVQTTQANVAIASGGFFGKGVGKSAQRNFIPLAHADFVYAIIIEEYGLLGGMIVIGLYLMLLFRSVSIVTVSKTFGALMAAGLSFILVLQAMLNMGVTVGLLPVTGLTLPLISMGGTSILMTSISLGIILSVSREAMDPSEKKQARKPGVFKNIKPQGNVKFRPARQA; encoded by the coding sequence ATGATACGCTGGATTCTACATAGACTAAAAGGAGATAAGATCATCTGGATTCTGGTGATCCTGATCTCGCTTGTAAGTATTCTGGCTGTTTACAGTGCATCCAGTGCTTTATCCTTCCGGCTTCACGGGGGCGATACAGAGTATTTTTTGGTTAAACATACGATACTGCTGGGAATTGGCTTTTTTGTCATTTTCGCCATTCACCTGCTGGACTACCGGATTTTTGCACGCATTACAAACATTTTGCTGATTATCACAATCCCCCTGTTGTTATATACTATTTTCCAGGGTAGTGAGGTGAATGAAGCTGCGCGATGGATTTCGATTTTCGGCCAGTCTTTCCAGCCTTCCGACCTTGCGAAGCTCACCCTGATGATTTATCTGGCAAAGCTTCTCACACAACGGCAGGACGTGATCAAAGATTTTTATGAAGGTTTTCTTCCTTCGCTTTTTTGGGTATCGGTGATCTGTGGATTGATTGCACCTTCTGACCTTAGTACAGCAGCGCTGATGTTTATCGCCAGCATTATGGTCATGTTTATTGCAGGGATTGATATCAAATATTTGGGCATGCTGGCCGGAATTGCATTTATCGGACTGATCATTCTGGTGATGACTGCAAAACGTTCTGAAACCTGGCAGTCGCGCTGGGGCGATTATGTAGAGCGAATGACCAACGAGTATTACGATGGCAACGTGCAGACCACTCAGGCCAACGTGGCCATCGCTTCCGGCGGATTTTTTGGAAAAGGAGTGGGCAAAAGTGCACAGAGAAACTTTATCCCGCTGGCACATGCTGACTTTGTGTATGCAATTATCATAGAAGAATATGGCCTTTTGGGAGGAATGATTGTAATCGGATTGTACCTCATGCTGCTTTTCAGGAGCGTGAGTATTGTTACTGTGAGTAAGACATTTGGGGCCCTGATGGCGGCAGGATTATCATTTATACTCGTTTTGCAGGCTATGCTAAATATGGGGGTTACCGTTGGATTGTTGCCGGTAACCGGGCTTACCCTTCCTCTTATCAGTATGGGAGGTACCTCTATCCTTATGACTTCGATCTCGTTGGGAATTATCCTGAGTGTAAGCCGTGAGGCAATGGACCCAAGTGAGAAGAAACAGGCAAGAAAACCAGGCGTTTTTAAAAATATCAAACCACAGGGAAACGTAAAATTTAGACCCGCACGTCAGGCATGA
- the mraY gene encoding phospho-N-acetylmuramoyl-pentapeptide-transferase: MLYYFLDWLHKTYDLPGFGVFQFITFRAILSIIFSLIISLLIGKKIIDLLRKNLIGEVVRDSSTGPDHAAKAGTPTMGGLIIIAAIVIPTLLWGDIQNGYVWLILLGTIWMGVIGFVDDYIKVFKKDKQGLKGKFKIIGQIGLGLIVGITMLFHPDFMGSRANITQLNKIKTNRLLRDAGFLTGDELVKINGEAFTTFPDGEIYDELALYRVIRITKDSLGETKPEEKIILIPQEQRKLIASELFGPEDQSFIYITDFPFFKEYVFDYSKVFFLDRVIDPNVLGRIVYLLIVIFVVTAVSNSVNLTDGIDGLAAGTTAIVGAGLGVFAYVSGNYVFSNYLNISYIPLSAELLVYVAALVGGCLGFLWYNAYPAQVFMGDTGSLALGGAVGILSLMVKKELLLPILCGIFFAESISVIVQVSYFKYTKRKYGEGRRIFRMSPLHHHYEKAGLHESKIVARFWIVAILMVLVAFATLKLR, translated from the coding sequence ATGCTTTATTACTTTCTGGATTGGCTGCATAAAACTTATGACTTACCCGGGTTTGGGGTATTCCAGTTCATTACGTTCAGGGCAATCCTCTCAATTATTTTCTCGCTCATTATTTCTTTGCTCATAGGCAAAAAGATCATTGACTTACTGAGAAAAAACCTGATCGGAGAAGTTGTAAGAGACAGTTCTACCGGTCCTGACCACGCCGCAAAAGCAGGGACTCCCACTATGGGCGGACTGATTATCATTGCCGCAATTGTGATTCCAACACTGTTGTGGGGGGATATTCAAAACGGATACGTCTGGCTGATTTTACTTGGGACTATCTGGATGGGCGTTATCGGATTTGTTGACGATTATATCAAAGTCTTCAAAAAAGATAAGCAGGGATTGAAAGGTAAATTCAAAATCATTGGCCAGATCGGACTGGGACTGATTGTCGGGATCACGATGTTGTTTCACCCTGATTTTATGGGAAGCCGGGCAAATATTACCCAGCTAAATAAAATCAAGACCAACCGCCTCCTGCGCGATGCTGGATTTTTGACAGGCGACGAATTGGTAAAAATTAATGGTGAGGCTTTTACGACTTTTCCCGATGGCGAAATCTACGATGAGTTGGCGCTATATCGGGTGATTCGAATAACAAAAGATTCTCTGGGTGAAACGAAACCTGAAGAAAAAATCATTTTGATCCCTCAGGAACAACGCAAGCTCATAGCCAGTGAGCTTTTCGGGCCTGAAGATCAGAGTTTTATATACATTACAGATTTTCCTTTTTTCAAAGAATATGTCTTTGACTATTCGAAGGTGTTTTTTCTCGATCGGGTGATTGACCCCAATGTTCTTGGAAGAATTGTATATCTGCTCATTGTCATATTTGTCGTAACCGCTGTTTCCAATAGTGTGAATCTTACAGACGGTATTGATGGACTGGCTGCCGGAACCACCGCAATTGTAGGCGCCGGACTTGGGGTATTTGCTTATGTTTCGGGTAACTATGTCTTTTCCAATTACCTGAACATTAGCTATATACCGCTTTCCGCAGAGCTTTTGGTATATGTGGCGGCATTGGTTGGTGGCTGTTTGGGCTTTCTCTGGTACAATGCTTACCCCGCTCAGGTTTTTATGGGAGATACGGGAAGCCTTGCATTGGGAGGAGCCGTCGGGATTCTTTCTTTGATGGTCAAAAAAGAATTGTTACTGCCGATTCTGTGCGGAATCTTCTTCGCAGAATCCATTTCAGTGATTGTTCAGGTTTCGTACTTCAAGTATACGAAGCGAAAATATGGAGAAGGAAGGCGGATTTTTAGAATGTCCCCGCTGCATCATCACTATGAGAAGGCCGGGTTACATGAATCAAAAATCGTCGCGAGGTTTTGGATTGTGGCAATATTGATGGTTTTAGTAGCATTTGCAACCTTAAAACTTAGATAA
- the ribD gene encoding bifunctional diaminohydroxyphosphoribosylaminopyrimidine deaminase/5-amino-6-(5-phosphoribosylamino)uracil reductase RibD: MTTSDLQFLHRCLQLAELGGTRVVPNPKVGAVIVHNGTIIGEGFHPYSGGPHAEVVAVRDVKDQTLLPASTIYVSLEPCNHFGKTPPCVDLILEHKIPHVVVGCLDPNPKVAGKGIERLRANGVEVELAEDTTPFTFANRAFFVNQLYHRPYITLKWAQTADGFIAGHDEAGNGIPIKITDFPSDVLVHKLRASHQAILVGRKTALSDNPSLTTRHYPGENPLRIVFDRQGSLPRTLKLFTDGNKTMILGAETTKTENVAYYSPTQWTNFSALLEELYSEQGICSILIEGGREILQQFIDQGVYDEMYCFEGMAKTGTGIPAPVLPPDFSFDSRTLSGGDILRSKIVVR, encoded by the coding sequence TGGTACAATTATCGGCGAAGGATTCCACCCCTACTCCGGCGGTCCGCATGCTGAAGTCGTAGCGGTAAGGGATGTTAAAGATCAAACCCTTCTACCCGCTTCTACCATCTATGTCAGCCTGGAACCCTGCAATCATTTCGGCAAAACGCCTCCCTGTGTGGATTTGATTCTGGAGCATAAAATTCCCCACGTGGTCGTCGGCTGCCTCGATCCCAACCCCAAAGTAGCAGGCAAAGGCATCGAAAGACTCCGGGCAAATGGAGTAGAAGTAGAATTAGCCGAAGATACTACCCCTTTCACCTTTGCCAACCGCGCCTTTTTTGTCAACCAGTTGTACCATCGCCCCTATATCACCCTGAAATGGGCACAGACTGCCGATGGTTTTATTGCAGGACACGATGAGGCGGGGAATGGTATTCCCATAAAAATCACAGATTTCCCGTCCGACGTACTGGTTCACAAACTGAGAGCGAGCCATCAGGCGATTCTGGTCGGCAGGAAAACTGCATTATCAGACAATCCATCCCTTACCACCAGACATTACCCGGGAGAAAATCCGCTGCGAATCGTTTTCGACAGACAAGGTTCTCTTCCCCGCACATTGAAACTGTTTACGGATGGAAACAAAACGATGATTTTGGGAGCAGAAACAACGAAGACAGAAAACGTCGCCTACTATTCCCCCACCCAATGGACCAATTTTTCCGCCCTTTTGGAGGAATTATATTCAGAACAAGGAATTTGCAGCATCCTGATTGAAGGAGGAAGGGAAATTTTGCAGCAGTTTATAGATCAGGGCGTATATGACGAGATGTATTGTTTTGAGGGAATGGCGAAAACCGGCACAGGCATTCCGGCACCGGTTCTCCCCCCGGATTTTTCCTTTGACAGCAGGACGTTATCAGGCGGCGATATACTGAGATCCAAAATAGTGGTCAGATGA
- the ftsZ gene encoding cell division protein FtsZ, which translates to MQFEFPKNQNSIIKVVGVGGGGGNAVNNMFEKGIEGVDFIVCNTDLQALKNSPIPSKIRLGANQTEGLGAGANPEIGKKSAIESLEEVRSVLKENTKMVFITAGMGGGTGTGAAPVLAAMAKEMGVLTVGIVTTPFKFEGPRRTQQALAGIAELQSVVDTLIVIDNNNLHKILGSNVTMKRAFEEADQVLCNAAKGIAEIITTEGYINVDFADVCTIMRDGGKALMGTATAEGDGRAMQAVEMAINSPLLDNIGVEGARGIVVNITASEDSLRMDETTQVVEYVQECAGNQSNIIYGIVYDESMGEKIRVTVIATRYDEVKKQATPVVEAEKTASPVKHHQLDEEEVIRREKEIRRLNHLEREQRIKKLNSKVYDLHDPESLQGLETVPAYLRKSVLVDPEKPDHKSQLSRLSVDEDHDRKYKLKDNNSFLHDNVD; encoded by the coding sequence ATGCAATTTGAATTTCCAAAAAATCAAAACTCTATCATAAAGGTAGTGGGAGTAGGTGGCGGCGGTGGGAATGCAGTGAACAATATGTTCGAAAAAGGCATTGAAGGCGTTGACTTCATTGTCTGTAATACTGATCTCCAGGCATTAAAAAATAGTCCTATCCCCTCCAAAATTCGTTTGGGTGCCAACCAGACCGAAGGCCTCGGCGCAGGTGCAAACCCCGAAATCGGAAAAAAATCTGCTATCGAAAGCCTCGAAGAGGTGCGTTCTGTCCTGAAAGAAAATACCAAAATGGTATTTATTACTGCCGGGATGGGCGGCGGTACCGGTACCGGTGCTGCACCTGTGCTCGCAGCAATGGCCAAGGAAATGGGCGTTCTCACGGTTGGGATCGTTACCACACCCTTCAAATTTGAAGGCCCGCGCAGAACCCAGCAGGCACTCGCCGGTATCGCCGAGCTTCAAAGTGTCGTGGATACGCTGATCGTCATTGACAACAATAACCTTCACAAAATCCTCGGATCCAATGTGACCATGAAGCGGGCATTTGAAGAAGCTGATCAGGTGCTCTGCAATGCTGCCAAAGGGATCGCTGAAATCATCACTACCGAAGGGTATATCAACGTTGACTTTGCAGACGTATGTACCATCATGCGCGATGGCGGTAAGGCCCTCATGGGTACTGCGACAGCCGAAGGCGATGGTCGCGCTATGCAGGCCGTTGAAATGGCGATTAACTCTCCGCTGCTCGATAATATCGGGGTAGAAGGTGCACGTGGTATTGTAGTGAATATTACTGCTTCTGAAGACTCTCTCCGTATGGACGAAACCACACAGGTGGTGGAATATGTGCAGGAATGTGCCGGTAACCAGTCCAACATCATTTACGGTATCGTATATGATGAGTCTATGGGCGAAAAAATCCGCGTTACCGTAATCGCTACCCGGTATGATGAAGTGAAAAAACAAGCAACTCCGGTCGTAGAAGCCGAAAAAACTGCTTCGCCGGTAAAACATCATCAGCTCGACGAAGAAGAAGTGATTCGCCGCGAAAAAGAAATCCGCCGGTTGAACCACCTCGAAAGAGAACAAAGAATCAAAAAGTTAAATTCCAAGGTTTATGATCTTCATGACCCGGAAAGTCTTCAGGGACTCGAAACCGTACCTGCGTATTTACGGAAAAGTGTGCTTGTAGACCCCGAAAAGCCGGATCATAAATCCCAGCTTTCGCGTTTAAGTGTTGACGAAGACCACGACAGAAAGTATAAACTCAAAGACAATAACTCTTTCCTGCATGATAATGTAGATTAA
- the murG gene encoding undecaprenyldiphospho-muramoylpentapeptide beta-N-acetylglucosaminyltransferase, with amino-acid sequence MSRKVIISGGGTGGHIFPAVSIANEIKRREPDADILFVGANGGMELTVVPKYNFPIEAVWISGIHRQITLQNIVRNLLFPLKFVVSIVQALTIVNRFRPEIVVGVGGFASGPLGRVAAWKKIPLFICEQNAYPGLVNKWLAPKASGILLGNADAKKYFPTGKVVVTGNPIRTFGLSPRAEAAAKLGMDPNKPVLLSLGGSLGALTLNDALQQNLQKIIDADVQLVWQCGKRYYETLAPAITSHPNIKLMPFIDDMAVAYSAADLIISRAGGSTISELIALSKPSVLVPSPNVAEDHQTKNALSLSEKDAAVLVQDKDARAKLVDEALAILGDKKRLTQLTDKISAMEKHNAAKEIVDELFSTGKI; translated from the coding sequence ATGAGCAGAAAAGTTATCATATCGGGAGGTGGTACAGGAGGCCATATTTTTCCTGCTGTATCAATTGCGAATGAAATAAAGCGCCGGGAACCGGACGCGGATATTCTGTTTGTCGGTGCCAATGGCGGTATGGAGCTGACCGTGGTGCCTAAATATAATTTTCCGATCGAAGCGGTATGGATCAGTGGCATTCACCGCCAGATCACGTTGCAAAACATTGTGCGCAACCTGCTCTTTCCTTTAAAGTTTGTGGTAAGTATTGTTCAGGCGCTCACGATTGTCAACAGGTTCCGCCCGGAGATTGTAGTGGGGGTGGGGGGATTTGCCAGCGGCCCTCTGGGAAGAGTAGCTGCATGGAAAAAAATCCCGCTGTTTATCTGTGAACAAAATGCTTACCCGGGTTTGGTCAACAAATGGCTTGCGCCTAAGGCTTCTGGTATTTTGCTGGGAAATGCAGATGCAAAAAAGTATTTCCCAACAGGAAAAGTAGTCGTTACGGGCAATCCGATCAGAACCTTCGGCCTGTCTCCGAGAGCAGAAGCCGCAGCAAAACTGGGTATGGATCCCAACAAGCCGGTTTTGTTGAGCCTTGGCGGAAGTCTGGGTGCGTTGACGCTCAATGATGCTTTGCAGCAAAACCTGCAAAAGATCATTGATGCAGACGTTCAGCTGGTCTGGCAATGCGGCAAAAGGTATTATGAGACGCTGGCTCCGGCAATTACCAGCCATCCGAATATAAAGTTGATGCCATTTATCGATGATATGGCTGTTGCATATTCGGCTGCGGATTTGATTATCAGCCGTGCAGGTGGCAGTACGATTTCGGAGTTGATTGCGCTTTCAAAGCCATCTGTACTTGTCCCCTCACCCAACGTAGCCGAGGATCATCAGACCAAAAATGCTCTGTCTCTTTCTGAAAAAGATGCTGCCGTTTTGGTTCAGGATAAAGATGCCCGGGCAAAATTGGTAGATGAAGCACTGGCTATTCTGGGAGATAAAAAAAGACTGACACAACTGACTGATAAAATCTCTGCCATGGAAAAACACAATGCGGCAAAAGAGATTGTAGATGAACTCTTTAGTACTGGAAAAATATGA